A region of Amyelois transitella isolate CPQ chromosome 11, ilAmyTran1.1, whole genome shotgun sequence DNA encodes the following proteins:
- the LOC106135137 gene encoding transmembrane protein 170A translates to MYDMLSEFRVSEFDSFVNILRLTPGDPLNTFGEMWYPVFLWSLCSSVFVHTCAALVAFGTLRKHKYGKFFPVLLIVMGVVNPVTSGVASSAAVAFIYRAANQEMPPIHAMIWGIGQTVLGAGIGFTRILATL, encoded by the coding sequence ATGTATGACATGTTGTCAGAATTCCGAGTATCAGAATTTGATTCTTTTGTAAACATACTGAGATTGACTCCTGGTGATCCCTTAAACACATTTGGTGAAATGTGGTATCCTGTGTTCTTGTGGTCATTGTGTTCTTCTGTGTTTGTGCATACTTGTGCTGCGTTAGTCGCTTTTGGAACTCTAAGGAAACACAAATATGGAAAATTTTTCCCTGTTCTATTAATAGTGATGGGTGTTGTCAATCCAGTAACATCTGGAGTCGCCAGTAGTGCTGCCGTTGCATTTATATATCGTGCTGCTAATCAAGAAATGCCTCCAATACATGCTATGATATGGGGGATAGGTCAAACTGTATTAGGGGCAGGTATAGGATTTACAAGAATtttagcaacactgtaa